The Aerosakkonema funiforme FACHB-1375 region CTCTGCCTGGGTGGAGAAATCCCTCCAAGTAAGCCGAGTCGTGGAAAGAGGAAGCCCAAAGAGCGATCTTTGGAATCCTCGTACCTTTAGGTCGAGGAGGATGTCAAGAAAATGAATAACAAAAAAGCGATCGCAACACCACCCGAAAGACAGGCGACAATGCAACTGCACGACGATCGTAGACTCGCGTGGTCGGAATGGGGACTTGTTGAGGGTATTCCAGTTTTGTTTTGCACTGGGGCGGGAATGAGCGGTTGGCTTGGTTTTGGGGCGAACGATATTCCAAATCTCGGTCTGAAATTGATTGCGATTGACCGACCTGGCTTAGGTTTGTCTGACCCTCACCCGAATAAAACTTTGTCTTCTTGGGTGGATGATATAGGAGAGTTTATTCAGTCCGAGGATCTCCATGATGTTCTCGCTGTGGGTTTTTCTCAAGGCGCACCATTCACCTTTGCTTTAGCAGCGGGGGGTCTAGTGAAAGCGATCGCAATTGTGTCGGGACAGGATGAACTTTCTCATCCCAGCCTCTTACCGCTTTTGCATCCCGATGTAAAAGGTACGATTCTTGCTATCCAACAAGATCCTGTAGGATTTGAGCAACGCTTTTCTCAGATGGCTACAGCTGATGGTTTGTGGCAGTTAATTATCGGGATGAGTGCAGAATGCGATCGCGTATTATATGAGAGTGACACCTTTAGCCAAGCGTTTAGGCGATCGTTGCAGGAAGGTTTCTCACAGGGCGCTCAAGGATATGTACGGGATCTCCTTAATGCGCTCAGTTCTTGGCAGATAAAATTGGAAGAGATCGCTGTTCCCGTCGATCTGTGGTATGGCGGTTTGGATAC contains the following coding sequences:
- a CDS encoding alpha/beta hydrolase, with product MNNKKAIATPPERQATMQLHDDRRLAWSEWGLVEGIPVLFCTGAGMSGWLGFGANDIPNLGLKLIAIDRPGLGLSDPHPNKTLSSWVDDIGEFIQSEDLHDVLAVGFSQGAPFTFALAAGGLVKAIAIVSGQDELSHPSLLPLLHPDVKGTILAIQQDPVGFEQRFSQMATADGLWQLIIGMSAECDRVLYESDTFSQAFRRSLQEGFSQGAQGYVRDLLNALSSWQIKLEEIAVPVDLWYGGLDTSTVHSPDFGATLAKRLPFAERIFQPEEGGSILWTQSWHILSKLKSHLSIA